CCGATTCTTACTGACTCAGCCATCTCGCTTTCGGGCATTCTGTTAACAGCAATCTTTACAGGCAGATGCTCTATCTCCTTTATTATACTCTCACCATTAGAGCTTATTACTACAACTATGTCCCGTATACCCGATGCTATAATTGAATCAATACATCGCCTGATTACAGTAACGTTACCCAAAGGAAGGAGCTGTTTTATCTGTCCAATCCTTTTTGCTGAACCTGCTGCAAGAAGAACTGCTGAAACCCGAGCTTCCATCCTGCCTCCTGATCTGTATTATCTGTGCAATAATACTGATCGCTATTTCCTCAGGGGTCACAGAGCCTATTTCAAGGCCAACTGGTGTTATTACTCTGTTTATATCCTCCTGAGAGAATCCCTGGTCTGCCAGTGCCTTAAAGAGCAGAGCTTTTTTTCTTCTGCTTCCAAGAAGACCAATATATCGGGCTTCTGTTTCAAGGGCTGATTTTAATGCTTCGAGATCGTGATTGTGACCGCGTGTAGCAATAACAATAAAATCACTTTTACTAACAGGATACTTTTTAAATATTGTTTCAAAATCATTAATAATTATCCTGTCGGCATCAGGAAAATTCTCCCTGTTTGCATGTTCCTGCCTGTCATCGACCACCGTAACACTGAAGCCTGAAAACTTAGCAATTTTTGATAATGCCTTTCCAACATGCCCTGCTCCGAGGATTATTAAAGAAGGTTCAGGGATAATTGGTTCTATATAAACCAGTACCTTTCCACCGCACACCAGACCTCCGTGTTTTTCTGTAAGTTCAAAGGGTAAAGTTCTGGGGGTGCTGTCTTTAATTGCCATAAGACAGGCCTGAATAACCTCTGCCTCAAGACAACCCCCTCCAAGTGTGCCAAGAACTGAACCGTCATCCCTAACAAGAATCTTTGCTCCCTTCTTCTGTGGAGTGGAACCAGTACTTTCCACAATTGTTGCCAGGGCAGCAGGCCTTCCATCCCTTTTAAGTCTCAGTATTTCTTCATATATGTCCATGAATTTTCTTTATACTCCTCTTAATTCATTGACAATCGGAAGACGTCTTATGCGTTTGCCTGTTAGAGCAAAGATGGCATTACATACTGCTGGAGCTACTGGAGGCACACCGGGCTCCCCAACCCCCTGAGGAATATCCTCGGACTTAACAATATGAACTTCAACCTCTGGCATATCCTTTATTCTCAGAACAGGATAATCGTGGAAATTTGATTGTTCAACCCTTCCATTTTTGAGCGTGATAGCA
This genomic interval from Thermodesulfovibrionales bacterium contains the following:
- a CDS encoding nucleotidyltransferase family protein — translated: MEARVSAVLLAAGSAKRIGQIKQLLPLGNVTVIRRCIDSIIASGIRDIVVVISSNGESIIKEIEHLPVKIAVNRMPESEMAESVRIGCRMIENTVTGILVYPSDHPLVSPNTMKELLQKHMEEPDRILIPYYNQRRGHPTLFPVILLSDLYAGLNLRDII
- a CDS encoding XdhC/CoxI family protein → MDIYEEILRLKRDGRPAALATIVESTGSTPQKKGAKILVRDDGSVLGTLGGGCLEAEVIQACLMAIKDSTPRTLPFELTEKHGGLVCGGKVLVYIEPIIPEPSLIILGAGHVGKALSKIAKFSGFSVTVVDDRQEHANRENFPDADRIIINDFETIFKKYPVSKSDFIVIATRGHNHDLEALKSALETEARYIGLLGSRRKKALLFKALADQGFSQEDINRVITPVGLEIGSVTPEEIAISIIAQIIQIRRQDGSSGFSSSSCSRFSKKDWTDKTAPSFG